The Vibrio orientalis CIP 102891 = ATCC 33934 genome window below encodes:
- the dtd gene encoding D-aminoacyl-tRNA deacylase encodes MIALIQRVSEAAVRVDGEVVGEIDQGLLVLLGVEKDDDEAKAKRLMERVTTYRVFGDEEGKMNLNVKQVEGKVLVVSQFTLPADTKKGTRAGFSRGAHPTDAERLYEYFADRCAEVLPTQRGRFAADMKVSLVNDGPVTFWLQV; translated from the coding sequence GTGATCGCACTGATTCAGAGAGTAAGTGAAGCAGCCGTTCGTGTAGATGGTGAAGTGGTTGGCGAGATCGACCAAGGTCTACTGGTACTGTTGGGCGTTGAGAAGGACGATGATGAAGCGAAAGCAAAACGTCTGATGGAACGTGTTACTACTTATCGTGTGTTCGGTGATGAAGAAGGCAAGATGAACCTCAACGTTAAGCAGGTTGAAGGGAAAGTGTTGGTTGTCTCTCAATTCACGCTGCCAGCGGATACCAAGAAAGGGACGCGCGCAGGGTTTTCTCGTGGTGCACATCCGACGGATGCTGAACGTTTATATGAGTACTTTGCTGACCGTTGTGCCGAAGTGTTACCGACTCAACGTGGCCGCTTTGCTGCGGATATGAAAGTCTCTTTGGTCAACGATGGCCCCGTGACCTTCTGGTTGCAAGTATAA
- a CDS encoding virulence factor BrkB family protein, whose protein sequence is MKIESLVKQSVLFGRYLLSRMGHDRVNVNAGYLAYITLLSIVPMLTVLLSVLSSFAIFENAGDAIQDFVITHFVPAAGDAVKGALLEFVSNTGKMSAVGGGFLFVAALMLISNIDKNLNYIWRVQQKRRAVFSFSMYWMVLTLGPILVGASIAATSYVTSLKIIESEAVSGVYNLLLRWLPFLLSLFAFVGLYLLVPNKKVRISHALIGAIVAALLFEASKKGFAAYITQFPSYQLIYGALAAIPILFVWVYLCWLIVLVGAEVTAALGERELWCESEEMIHSAESLKTQQVEGKGSDRTDSESK, encoded by the coding sequence TTGAAAATCGAGTCATTGGTCAAACAGAGTGTGCTATTTGGACGTTATCTATTGAGCCGAATGGGTCATGATAGAGTTAACGTCAATGCGGGCTATCTGGCCTACATCACTTTGCTCTCGATTGTCCCAATGCTGACCGTTTTACTGTCGGTTCTGTCTTCGTTCGCCATCTTTGAAAATGCTGGCGATGCAATTCAAGATTTTGTCATTACTCACTTTGTTCCTGCCGCAGGAGATGCAGTAAAAGGGGCGTTGCTTGAGTTTGTCTCTAACACCGGCAAAATGAGCGCCGTTGGTGGTGGCTTTCTATTTGTTGCTGCGTTAATGCTGATCTCCAACATCGATAAAAACCTTAACTATATTTGGCGAGTGCAGCAAAAACGCCGTGCCGTCTTTTCCTTTTCGATGTATTGGATGGTATTAACCCTTGGCCCAATCCTAGTCGGGGCGAGTATTGCTGCTACCTCGTATGTCACGTCACTAAAAATTATCGAAAGCGAAGCGGTGTCTGGTGTTTATAACTTGCTGCTCCGTTGGTTACCGTTCTTATTGTCACTGTTTGCTTTTGTTGGCTTATATCTGTTGGTACCGAATAAAAAGGTGCGTATCTCGCATGCCTTAATTGGTGCGATTGTCGCAGCGCTGCTATTCGAAGCAAGTAAGAAAGGCTTCGCCGCTTACATTACTCAGTTCCCGTCTTATCAATTGATTTATGGCGCCTTAGCGGCGATTCCAATCTTATTTGTTTGGGTCTACCTATGTTGGTTAATTGTGCTGGTGGGTGCTGAAGTGACGGCTGCGCTGGGGGAAAGGGAACTGTGGTGCGAGAGTGAAGAAATGATACACTCTGCGGAAAGTTTAAAAACACAGCAAGTAGAAGGAAAAGGCAGTGATCGCACTGATTCAGAGAGTAAGTGA
- a CDS encoding DUF2959 domain-containing protein, translating into MPYLLAIVLSIFTLTGCQSAYYSAMEQVGYHKRDIMVDRVEDAKESQQDAQQEFTSALEALSALTNFDGGELETVYNQINDKYQDSEKAAQDVSDRIAAIEDVSDALFSEWQDELELYTSNSLRRASEQKLKETQRSYNTMLSAMKRAEDKMTPVLNTLRDNTLYLKHNLNASAIGALQGEFTNLEQDIQYAIKQMNAAIAESDKFLDRLNQK; encoded by the coding sequence ATGCCGTACTTACTGGCTATTGTATTGTCTATTTTCACCCTCACAGGGTGTCAATCAGCCTATTACTCTGCGATGGAACAAGTAGGCTACCACAAACGCGACATTATGGTGGATCGCGTTGAGGACGCGAAAGAGTCACAACAGGACGCACAGCAAGAATTTACTAGTGCCCTTGAAGCTCTGTCCGCCCTGACCAATTTTGATGGTGGTGAACTTGAAACGGTTTATAACCAGATTAACGACAAGTATCAAGACAGTGAAAAAGCAGCTCAAGACGTTAGCGATCGTATTGCTGCAATTGAAGATGTCTCAGACGCGCTATTTTCAGAGTGGCAAGATGAACTGGAGCTCTACACCAGCAACTCACTACGCCGAGCTAGCGAACAAAAGCTAAAAGAGACTCAACGTTCATACAACACCATGTTATCTGCGATGAAGCGTGCTGAAGACAAAATGACACCAGTATTGAACACCTTGCGCGACAATACGCTCTACTTAAAGCATAACCTCAATGCCAGTGCGATTGGCGCTCTTCAAGGTGAATTCACTAACCTTGAGCAAGACATTCAATACGCAATCAAACAGATGAATGCCGCGATTGCTGAATCGGATAAGTTTCTCGATCGTTTAAATCAGAAGTAA
- a CDS encoding AAA family ATPase yields MLPIIITGGPGAGKTTLIDALSANNYQTFAESSRQLIEEQSQLTNGVLPWVDLPEFARLCLATMATQKQQASQHDVAFLDRAIPDICGYLQQAGLEIEPHYRAESQGYHRQAFFCRPERGIYVQDEVRPYPFEGAVAIHNALVDVYQQLGFEVVEVPFMSLEERVGFIQQTLNL; encoded by the coding sequence ATGCTACCTATCATCATCACTGGTGGGCCTGGTGCAGGCAAAACCACACTGATCGATGCGCTCAGCGCGAATAACTATCAGACCTTTGCTGAATCATCTCGTCAGTTGATTGAAGAGCAAAGCCAATTGACCAATGGTGTTTTACCTTGGGTTGATCTGCCAGAGTTTGCTCGCTTATGCCTTGCCACTATGGCTACGCAAAAGCAGCAAGCCAGCCAACATGATGTGGCATTTCTCGATCGGGCGATTCCTGATATTTGCGGGTACTTGCAGCAAGCAGGGCTAGAAATAGAGCCTCACTACCGAGCAGAAAGCCAAGGCTATCATCGACAAGCTTTTTTCTGTCGCCCAGAGCGCGGCATCTATGTTCAAGATGAGGTGAGGCCTTACCCATTTGAAGGCGCTGTAGCGATTCACAACGCCTTAGTCGACGTTTATCAACAACTAGGGTTTGAGGTGGTTGAGGTACCTTTTATGTCGCTAGAAGAGCGCGTTGGCTTTATCCAGCAAACACTAAACCTCTAG
- the typA gene encoding translational GTPase TypA, giving the protein MATPQIDNLRNIAIIAHVDHGKTTLVDKLLQQSGTLESRGEVEERVMDSNDIEKERGITILAKNTAINWNDYRINIVDTPGHADFGGEVERIMSMVDSVLLIVDAVDGPMPQTRFVTQKAFAHGLKPIVVINKIDRPGARPDWVMDQVFDLFDNLGATDEQLDFKVVYASALNGWATLEEGETGENMEPLFQTIVDVVDAPNVDLDGPLQMQVSQLDYSSYVGVIGVARVTRGSVKPNQQVTVIGADGKTRNGKVGTVMGYLGLERHEISEANAGDIIAITGLGELKISDTICAQNQVEALPALSVDEPTVTMTFQVNTSPFAGKEGKFVTSRNILERLEKELVHNVALRVEQTDDPDKFRVSGRGELHLSILIENMRREGFELAVSRPEVIIKEEDGQLMEPFETVTIDVLEEHQGGIMENIGLRKGELKDMAPDGKGRVRMDFDMPSRGLIGFQTEFMTLTSGSGLLYHTFDHYGPHKGGQIGQRINGVLIANAAGKALTNALFNLQERGRLFIGHGVEVYEGMIIGIHSRDNDLTVNALKGKQLTNVRASGTDDAQVLTPPIKHTLEQALEFIDEDELVEVTPESIRIRKKFLTESDRKREARNAK; this is encoded by the coding sequence ATGGCTACTCCACAGATTGATAATTTAAGAAATATCGCGATCATCGCGCACGTTGACCACGGTAAAACTACACTGGTTGATAAACTACTACAGCAATCAGGTACTTTAGAGTCTCGCGGCGAAGTTGAAGAGCGAGTCATGGACTCAAACGACATCGAAAAAGAGCGTGGTATTACCATTCTTGCTAAGAACACAGCAATTAACTGGAATGATTACCGTATCAACATCGTAGATACTCCGGGACACGCGGACTTCGGTGGTGAAGTTGAGCGTATCATGTCTATGGTTGACTCTGTGCTACTTATCGTTGACGCAGTTGATGGTCCAATGCCACAAACGCGTTTCGTAACGCAGAAAGCGTTTGCTCACGGTCTTAAGCCAATCGTTGTAATCAACAAGATTGACCGCCCTGGCGCTCGTCCTGATTGGGTTATGGATCAAGTATTCGACCTATTCGACAACCTAGGTGCAACTGATGAACAGCTAGACTTTAAAGTGGTTTACGCTTCAGCACTTAACGGTTGGGCAACGCTTGAAGAAGGCGAAACTGGCGAGAACATGGAACCACTATTCCAAACTATCGTTGACGTTGTTGACGCACCAAATGTTGACCTTGATGGTCCGCTACAGATGCAAGTTTCTCAGCTAGACTACAGCTCTTATGTTGGTGTTATCGGTGTTGCACGTGTAACTCGTGGTAGCGTTAAGCCAAACCAACAAGTAACAGTGATCGGTGCTGACGGTAAGACTCGCAACGGTAAAGTGGGCACAGTAATGGGCTACCTAGGCCTTGAGCGTCACGAAATTTCTGAAGCGAATGCTGGTGACATCATCGCGATTACAGGTCTTGGTGAGCTGAAAATCTCTGACACTATCTGTGCGCAGAACCAAGTTGAAGCGCTACCAGCACTGTCTGTTGACGAACCAACAGTAACAATGACGTTCCAAGTAAACACTTCTCCATTTGCGGGTAAAGAAGGTAAGTTCGTAACGTCACGTAACATCCTTGAGCGTCTAGAGAAAGAATTGGTTCACAACGTAGCACTACGTGTTGAGCAAACAGACGATCCAGACAAATTCCGCGTATCAGGCCGTGGTGAACTTCACCTATCTATCCTGATCGAAAACATGCGCCGTGAAGGCTTCGAGCTTGCTGTATCTCGTCCAGAAGTAATCATCAAAGAAGAAGATGGTCAGCTAATGGAACCGTTTGAAACAGTAACGATTGACGTTCTTGAGGAGCACCAAGGCGGCATCATGGAAAACATCGGCCTACGTAAAGGTGAGCTGAAAGATATGGCACCAGATGGTAAAGGCCGTGTTCGCATGGACTTCGATATGCCTTCTCGTGGTCTTATCGGTTTCCAAACTGAGTTCATGACGCTAACGTCTGGTTCTGGTCTTCTATACCATACGTTTGATCACTACGGTCCACACAAAGGTGGTCAGATTGGTCAACGTATCAACGGTGTTCTAATTGCGAACGCTGCTGGTAAAGCACTGACTAACGCACTGTTTAACCTTCAGGAACGTGGCCGTCTATTTATCGGTCACGGTGTAGAAGTTTACGAAGGTATGATCATCGGTATTCATAGCCGTGACAACGACCTTACAGTAAACGCACTGAAAGGTAAGCAGCTAACTAACGTTCGTGCATCAGGTACTGATGACGCTCAGGTTCTTACTCCGCCAATCAAGCACACTCTTGAGCAAGCTCTAGAGTTCATTGATGAAGACGAGCTAGTAGAAGTGACACCTGAAAGCATCCGTATCCGTAAGAAGTTCTTAACGGAAAGCGATCGTAAGCGTGAAGCACGTAACGCTAAATAA
- the glnA gene encoding glutamate--ammonia ligase — protein sequence MSVENVLSLIQENEVKFVDLRFTDTKGKEQHISLPSHQVDADFFEEGKMFDGSSVAGWKGINESDMVMMPDASSAVLDPFTEDATLNIRCDILEPATMQGYDRDPRSIAKRAEDFMRSTGVADTVLIGPEPEFFLFDDVKFATDMSGSFFKIDDVEAAWNTGSEYEEGNKGHRPGVKGGYFPVAPVDSSQDIRSAMCLIMEEMGLVVEAHHHEVATAGQNEIATRFNTLTTKADEIQIYKYVVHNVAHAFGKTATFMPKPLVGDNGSGMHVHQSLAKDGVNLFAGDKYGGLSEMALYYIGGIIKHARAINAFANPSTNSYKRLVPGFEAPVMLAYSARNRSASIRIPVVPSPKARRIEVRFGDPAANPYLCFAAMLMAGLDGIKNKIHPGEAMDKDLYDLPAEEAAEIPTVAYSLKDALAELDADREFLTAGGVFSDDFIDSYIGLKSEDVEKVNMTTHPLEFELYYSV from the coding sequence ATGTCAGTAGAAAACGTTCTATCGCTGATCCAAGAAAACGAAGTTAAGTTTGTTGACCTACGCTTTACTGATACTAAAGGTAAAGAGCAGCATATCTCTCTACCTTCTCACCAAGTTGACGCAGACTTCTTCGAAGAAGGTAAGATGTTCGATGGTTCTTCTGTTGCTGGCTGGAAAGGCATCAACGAATCAGACATGGTAATGATGCCTGACGCATCATCAGCGGTTCTTGACCCGTTCACAGAAGATGCAACGCTAAACATCCGTTGTGACATCCTTGAACCTGCAACTATGCAAGGTTATGACCGTGACCCACGCTCTATCGCTAAGCGCGCTGAAGACTTCATGCGCTCTACTGGTGTTGCTGACACAGTACTTATCGGCCCTGAGCCAGAGTTCTTCCTATTTGACGACGTAAAATTCGCAACTGACATGTCAGGTTCTTTCTTCAAGATTGATGACGTGGAAGCAGCTTGGAACACAGGTTCTGAGTACGAAGAAGGTAACAAAGGTCACCGTCCAGGCGTTAAAGGTGGTTACTTCCCAGTAGCTCCAGTTGATTCATCTCAAGACATCCGCTCTGCAATGTGTCTAATCATGGAAGAGATGGGTCTTGTTGTTGAAGCGCACCACCACGAAGTAGCAACTGCTGGTCAGAACGAAATCGCAACTCGCTTTAACACGCTAACAACCAAAGCGGATGAAATCCAAATCTATAAGTACGTTGTACACAACGTTGCTCACGCATTTGGTAAGACAGCGACATTCATGCCTAAGCCACTTGTTGGTGATAACGGCTCTGGTATGCACGTTCACCAATCTCTAGCAAAAGATGGCGTTAACCTATTTGCTGGTGATAAGTACGGCGGCCTATCTGAAATGGCACTTTACTACATCGGTGGTATCATCAAGCACGCGCGCGCAATCAACGCATTTGCTAACCCATCAACGAACTCGTACAAGCGTCTTGTACCAGGCTTCGAAGCGCCAGTTATGCTTGCTTACTCAGCTCGTAACCGCTCTGCTTCTATCCGTATCCCAGTGGTACCAAGCCCTAAAGCTCGTCGTATCGAAGTTCGCTTTGGTGACCCAGCGGCTAACCCATACCTATGTTTCGCAGCAATGCTAATGGCTGGTCTTGACGGTATTAAGAACAAGATCCACCCAGGCGAAGCGATGGATAAAGACCTTTACGATCTTCCAGCTGAAGAAGCAGCAGAAATCCCAACAGTGGCTTACTCACTAAAAGATGCACTAGCAGAACTAGATGCTGACCGTGAGTTCCTAACAGCTGGCGGTGTATTCTCTGACGACTTCATCGATTCATACATCGGTCTGAAATCTGAAGATGTAGAGAAAGTAAACATGACAACTCACCCACTAGAGTTCGAACTTTACTACTCTGTATAA
- a CDS encoding DUF4124 domain-containing protein, whose translation MQVTSCCGIAALLFSALASSQTIYTWIDQDGALHLDDAPNHSQAQAIKFPDVELPTAPPQLEPSQQIAAQQPQTQAVTTKTLAITITITSPSHDEALRSNNGAITVQAELNRQLMAGERLQLTLDGEAYGTPTTTPNWQLKNIDRGSHSLVIQVVRDGKLIASSQPITMHLQRSTVKPVPIAPKA comes from the coding sequence ATGCAAGTCACTAGTTGCTGCGGAATTGCCGCACTACTATTTAGTGCGCTGGCATCCAGCCAAACTATCTACACTTGGATCGACCAAGACGGTGCTTTGCACCTCGACGATGCACCCAACCATAGCCAAGCTCAAGCGATCAAGTTCCCCGATGTTGAGCTGCCCACTGCTCCGCCTCAATTAGAGCCTTCTCAGCAAATAGCAGCACAACAACCACAAACTCAAGCTGTTACGACTAAGACACTGGCCATCACCATCACCATCACCTCCCCTAGCCATGATGAAGCGCTAAGGAGTAATAATGGTGCAATCACGGTACAAGCAGAGTTAAACCGTCAGCTAATGGCCGGAGAACGGCTGCAATTGACCCTCGATGGCGAAGCATATGGCACGCCGACAACAACCCCAAATTGGCAATTAAAGAATATCGACCGTGGCTCACACTCATTGGTTATTCAAGTAGTTAGGGACGGCAAGCTTATTGCATCGTCTCAACCTATTACGATGCATTTACAACGCTCAACAGTGAAACCAGTGCCGATAGCCCCGAAAGCTTGA
- the glnL gene encoding nitrogen regulation protein NR(II), with translation MDSDLNDIILNHQVTSILIMNESLQVKYANPAAEQLFSQSAKRITGHPLSHLIQHASMDLALLSQPLQSGQSITDSDVTFVVDGKPLMLEVTVSPIEWNKELMLLVEMRKIGQQRRLSQELNQHAQQQAAKLLVRGLAHEIKNPLGGLRGAAQLLERTLPDPSLTEYTQIIIEQADRLRALVDRLLGPQKPGQKKQENLHLILEKVRQLVDLEANQSIDIERDYDPSLPEILMDAAQIEQALLNIVSNAGQILRAQDNGQITIRTRTVHQANIHGQRCKLAARIEIIDNGPGIPADLQDTLFYPMVSGREGGTGLGLSIAQNLIDQHQGKIDVESWPGRTTFTIYLPI, from the coding sequence GTGGATAGCGATCTAAACGATATTATTTTAAATCACCAAGTCACCTCGATTTTGATTATGAACGAATCGTTGCAGGTGAAATATGCCAATCCAGCAGCAGAACAACTTTTCTCTCAAAGCGCCAAACGGATTACCGGGCATCCACTTTCACACCTCATTCAACACGCCTCGATGGACCTCGCTTTACTCTCTCAGCCATTACAAAGCGGGCAAAGCATTACCGATAGTGACGTGACCTTTGTTGTCGACGGTAAACCACTGATGCTAGAGGTCACGGTCAGCCCAATTGAGTGGAATAAAGAGTTAATGCTATTGGTCGAAATGCGCAAAATCGGACAGCAACGTCGCCTTAGCCAAGAGCTTAATCAGCACGCACAGCAACAAGCAGCAAAGCTATTAGTCCGTGGTTTAGCACATGAAATTAAAAACCCGCTAGGTGGTTTAAGAGGTGCCGCTCAGTTGCTGGAAAGAACGCTGCCCGATCCTAGCCTCACCGAATATACCCAAATCATTATCGAGCAAGCTGATCGACTCAGAGCTTTGGTCGACAGACTACTTGGCCCTCAGAAGCCAGGACAAAAGAAGCAGGAAAACTTGCATCTAATCTTAGAGAAAGTTCGCCAACTGGTCGATTTGGAAGCAAATCAAAGCATCGATATTGAACGAGACTACGATCCGAGCTTGCCCGAAATTTTAATGGATGCGGCGCAAATTGAGCAGGCACTGCTCAACATCGTGAGTAATGCCGGGCAAATTCTGCGTGCGCAAGACAATGGCCAAATCACCATTCGCACCAGAACGGTGCATCAAGCCAATATCCACGGTCAACGTTGCAAGCTCGCCGCCCGTATCGAAATTATCGATAACGGACCAGGCATTCCTGCGGATCTACAAGATACCCTTTTCTACCCAATGGTCAGTGGGCGAGAAGGTGGCACTGGGCTAGGTTTATCCATTGCCCAAAACCTTATCGACCAACACCAAGGTAAGATCGATGTCGAGAGCTGGCCTGGTAGAACAACATTCACTATATATTTACCAATTTAA
- the glnG gene encoding nitrogen regulation protein NR(I), whose amino-acid sequence MSKGYVWVVDDDSSIRWVMEKTLSSANIKCETFSDAESVLMALERETPDVLVSDIRMPGMDGLELLKQVNDRSPELPVIIMTAHSDLDAAVNAYQKGAFEYLPKPFDVDETLTLVERAIAHSQEQKQDQASLAEEDYTPPEIIGEAPAMQEVFRAIGRLSRSSISVLINGESGTGKELVAHALHRHSPRASKPFIALNMAAIPKDLIESELFGHEKGAFTGANSVRQGRFEQANGGTLFLDEIGDMPLDIQTRLLRVLADGQFYRVGGHSPIKVDVRIVAATHQNLEKLVHKGDFREDLFHRLNVIRIQIPALRERKQDVEKLTLHFLALAAEELGVDVKTLHPSTADKLTQLNWPGNVRQLENICRWLTVMASGSEVLPSDLPPELFEEKAVGEQTVSGTWQQQLASWARNSLTQGDTELLSYALPEFERILLEAALEHTNGHKQDAAKVLGWGRNTLTRKLKELY is encoded by the coding sequence ATGAGTAAAGGGTATGTTTGGGTTGTTGATGACGACAGTTCCATTCGCTGGGTGATGGAGAAAACGCTCTCATCAGCCAATATAAAATGCGAGACCTTCTCGGATGCAGAAAGCGTGCTAATGGCGCTTGAACGTGAAACTCCCGATGTGCTCGTCTCTGATATTCGCATGCCAGGAATGGACGGCTTAGAGCTGTTAAAGCAAGTCAACGATCGCTCTCCAGAACTGCCTGTGATTATCATGACGGCGCACTCCGACCTTGATGCTGCAGTAAACGCCTACCAAAAAGGCGCATTTGAATACCTACCTAAACCTTTTGATGTTGATGAAACACTGACGCTGGTCGAACGCGCGATTGCTCACAGCCAAGAGCAAAAACAAGATCAAGCCTCATTGGCTGAAGAGGACTACACACCACCAGAAATTATTGGTGAAGCGCCGGCAATGCAGGAAGTATTTCGTGCCATTGGCAGGCTGTCACGCTCTTCCATCTCTGTACTAATTAATGGTGAGTCTGGTACGGGGAAAGAGTTGGTCGCCCATGCGTTGCACCGCCATAGCCCAAGAGCAAGTAAACCCTTTATTGCTCTTAATATGGCGGCGATCCCAAAGGACCTGATCGAGTCTGAACTTTTCGGCCATGAGAAAGGCGCATTTACTGGAGCGAACAGCGTCAGGCAAGGGCGTTTTGAGCAAGCCAATGGCGGCACGCTTTTCTTAGATGAAATCGGTGATATGCCCCTCGACATTCAAACTCGACTGCTAAGGGTACTCGCCGATGGGCAGTTTTATCGTGTTGGCGGCCATTCACCGATCAAAGTGGATGTACGAATCGTAGCCGCGACTCACCAAAATCTTGAAAAGTTGGTGCATAAAGGAGACTTCCGCGAAGACCTATTTCACCGCTTAAATGTGATTCGTATTCAGATCCCAGCACTGCGTGAGCGTAAGCAGGACGTTGAAAAGCTAACATTACACTTCTTGGCTCTAGCTGCGGAAGAGTTAGGGGTCGATGTTAAAACACTCCACCCATCAACAGCAGACAAACTGACTCAGCTAAATTGGCCTGGTAACGTTCGCCAACTAGAAAATATCTGCCGTTGGCTAACCGTTATGGCAAGTGGTAGTGAGGTACTTCCAAGCGATCTCCCACCAGAGCTTTTCGAAGAGAAAGCTGTAGGAGAACAAACTGTTTCAGGAACGTGGCAGCAACAATTGGCAAGTTGGGCGAGAAACTCGCTGACTCAAGGTGATACAGAGCTTCTCTCTTACGCACTTCCTGAATTTGAACGTATACTTTTGGAAGCAGCATTGGAACATACCAATGGCCATAAGCAAGATGCAGCGAAAGTTTTAGGTTGGGGACGCAACACTCTAACGCGAAAGCTAAAGGAGCTTTATTAA